Part of the Anaerolineae bacterium genome is shown below.
GAGGTTGATGGAAGCGTTGTCGAAGAACTGCTCTGCCAGTGGCGGCAGCGCATCAGGCGAAGCTCCTCTGATCTGGTCGTACAGGGCGTACTGCTGCTTCACCTCCTCCGGGGGTTCCTCCCCTTGTTGGCCCCGGGTAAGATTCCACGTCCACCACTGGACGGCGTTACTCTCGTAGACGCCGGGAGCGCCGAAGGGGACGAAGCGGTCCGGCCGGATCAGGGGAGTGGCGCAGTAGTCCATAGTGCCCACACTCACGTCAGTCTCCCCCGCGCCGGCGCGCTCGGCCACCAGGGTGCGATCTTCCTCCTTCGGGGTCATGCGAATGCCGATCTCCTGCCACTGCTCCGACATCATCTGAAGCACGTCTCTCCAGGGGCCGAACTGAGGGAAGTACTCCACGGTGAGCAGCAGCGGCTGGCCGTCCAGGCGCAGCCGGAAGCCTTCACTGTCTCGCTCGGTGAGCCCCAAGTCGTCCAGAATGCCGTTGGCCTTCTCCGGATCATGGTCAGCGTAACGGAGGGCATGCTCCTCCTTGAAGTACGCTGACTGAGGAATCAGGGAGGCCTGCCGCGGCGTCCCGAAGCCCTGATAGGCGAGCTCATTGATGTCGGAGCGATTGATTCCGTGGGACAGCGCGATCCGGAAGTCGAGGTTCGCCAGCAGCTCACGGAGTCCCGGGTCCTTGTGATTCATGTTGGGGAAGAGCAGGCAGTTGGACCCCTCGGCCAGAGTCCACTTCATCACCCGGTAGTCGCCCTTCTCGGCGTTCTCGATGAACAGGGGGTAGTTACTCCACATGATGTGGCGGAACTGCATGTCCAGTTCGCCCGCGACCGCTTTCAGGTTGAGCAAGTCGGAGTTCTCCACCACGTCGAACTGCACCCTGTCTATGTAGGGCAGTTGGTTGCCTTCGGGGTCGGTCTTCCAGTAGTAGGGGTTGCGCTCGCAGAGTATGGGGATGTCAGGCGGGACGCGGGTTGGAATCCAGGGTGTGAGTCGCGGGTGTTCTGGGTTGTCCCACAACCTGCGATTGGCGAAGTACTCCCACCAGTTCTCGAACTTGGCGTCTTTGGTCTTCTTGTCCAGCTCGTCCTTGGCCACGTACTTCGGGTGGAACTGGGTCAGGTAGTGCTTCGGGGCGCAGATGCGGTCCTGCAGTCCATCGGCGCCGGCCATGACCTGGATGTAGAGCCCGTAAGGGCTACCGAACCTGATCTTGAAGGTGTAGTCGTCTACCTTCTCGAGGACCATGACCTCGTCGTTCACCGGATCTCGGAAGTGCTTGGGGATAGTGGGGGTGATCTCCTTGTTCAGGAGGATGTCCTCGTACCAGAAGACGAAGTCATCGGCGGTGAGGGGCTCCCCATCCGACCATCTGGTGCCCTCGCGGAGGTAGAAGGTGAACTCGGTGGCATCCTCGCTGATCTCGAAGCTCTTGACGAGATTGGGCGATACGGATACCAAATCCTCATTCCAGCGGACGAGGTTCTCATATCCCAGGCGGCTGAAGATGATACTGGCATCGCCAGGCCCGACGGCGCAGCGGTGCCAGGTGCCGCCGTACTGGCCGATCTCTTCGGTGACGGGAATCACCATGGGTTCCTTGGGCAGCCGCTCCTCCACTGGGGGCAAGGTGCCCGCCTGTACTCTTTCGGCCAGCATGGGGGCCTCGTTGTACTTGGCAGCCGGCACCTCAGCCGGGGCGGTAGTCGGGGTAGGAGTGGCTTCGGCCACCTCGGCAGGAGCCTCGGTGGGGGTCGGCGCGGGAGCGGCGGGGGCACAGGCTGCCGTGAGCGCGAGGGAAGCGGCTATGCCAGTGCACTCAAGAAACCGACGTCTGTTGAGCCTGATCTGAGACATGTCTGGCCTCCTTGGCTTGGGCAGAGACCATGTGGGGGAAACGATGGCTAGTGCGGTCTCGGCGTCACAGCACTAGCCCAGCTCTCTAGCATACCCTCCTCCTTTCTGCTTCCCTCCGGGTATGTCGGGGCAAGGGGCTGCTGTGCGGGGCTGTAGGTGCCAGGCGTGCCCCGGTGGTCTCGGGGCCATCGGGGCTCGCCTGTTCGCCTCGCCTCGGCTGGCGCCGGAGGCTATCCCTGTCTGATGAAGTACTGCTCCACATTGGTGTTGCCGGGCGTGAGCTGCAGCCAGTCAGACACCGCCTGTTCGGGGACGTTACGGAAGTTGTTCTTCACTACTCCCACGTGCGGCAGCACACCCACCGTGCCGATGACCCAGAGGCGATCGGAGAAATGGTCGAAGAAGTCCTGCGCCAATGCTGGGAGATCCTCAGGCAGAGCTCCCTTGATCTGGTCGTAGAGGTCCATCTGGCGGCGAATGTCGTCCGGCGGTTCCTCTCCCTCCACGCCACCGCTGTTGTACCAGGCAGCGTACTGAATGGCCCAGTTGTAGTTGGACGACAGGAGCGGGCCCCACCACAACGGCTCGATCAGCGGCGTCAGGCAGCGGTCCATGGTCCAGATGCCGATATCGCGCTCGTTGGCCGCGCCGCGCTGGTCGAAGAGAGTGCGATCTTCTTCCTTGGGGATGCCACGGATGCCGATGGTGGCCCAAGTGTCGCAGATCATCTGCACCGTGTCGCCCCACGGCCCGAACACCGGCGAGTACTCGATCACGAAGGTGAGGTTGGTGCCATCAGGACGCAGGCGGAAGCCATCTGCATCCTTGGCTGTCAGCCCTAGGTCGTCGAGGACCTGGTTGGCCTGATCCGGGTCGAACTCGGCGTAGAACGTGGCGTGCTCTTCCTTGAAGTAGGGGTTGAGCGGTATCAGCGAGGCCTGTCTGGGAGTACCGAAACCCTGATAGGCGAGCTCGTTGATCTCGGAACGATTGATGCCCAGCGAAAGGGCGATGCGGAAATCGCGGTTCTCGATCAGCTCTCGCAGCCCCGGGTCCTGGTGGTTGTGGTTGAGGAGTAGCAGGACATTGGAGCCCTCGGCCAGAGTCCAGCGCATGACCCGATAGTCTCCGCTCTCGGCGTTCTCCACGAACAGCGGGTAATTGGTCCACAGAAGGTGGCGGAACTGCATGTCTATCTCGCCGGCTACCGCTTTGAGGTTGAGCAGATCCGCGTTTTCGACGATGTCGAACTGGACGCGGTCTATGTAGGGCAGCTGGTTGCCTTCCGGGTCCACCTTCCAGTAGTAGGGGTTGCGCTCGCAGACGATAGGGATGTCGGGCGGCACGCGGGTGGGCTGCCAGGCCCAGATGTGCGGCTGTTCCGGGTTCTGCCAGTTGCGCTTCTGGCCGAAGAGCTGGGTCCAGTTCTCGAAGTTGGCATCCTTGACCGCCCGGGCCAGCTCGTCGGCATCGGCATACTTGGGGTGAAACTGCTCCAGGTAGTGGCGCGGATAGTCGGTGATGCTGGTGGCAGGTGGGCCAGCCAGTATCTGAATGAGCAGGCCATAGGGGTTCTGGCACACGAAGCGGATGGTGTAGTCGTCAACCTTCTCCAGCACTACTGGTTCGCCAGAGGGATCGCGCAGCCAACGAGGGATGGTAGGTGTCATCTCCTCGTTGAGGAGCACGTCCTCGTACCAGAACACGAAGTCATCTGCGGTGAAGGGTTCACCATCCGACCAGCGCATTCCCTCGCGCAGGTAGAACGTGAACTCGGTAGCGTCATCGTTGATCTCGAAGGCGCGGGCCACGTTGGGCACCACATCCGAACCGTTTTCGTTCCAGCGCACCAGGTTCTCGTAACTGAGACGGCTGTTGATGATGCCGGCGTCCCCGGGGCCGACGGCGCAGCGGTGCCAGATGCCGCCGTACTGGCCGATCTCCTCCGTGACCGGGATAACCATGGGCTCCCTGGGCAGGCGCTCCTCCACCGGGGGAAGCGTCCCCGCTTGCACCATCTCGGCCAGCCCGGGTGCCTCGCCGTATCTGCCTGCCGGCGTAGGGACTGCCTCGGGGGGAGCGGTGGTGGGGGCGGCGGTGGCCTCGGGAGCCTGGGTGGCAGTCGGCGCGGGAGCGGCGGGGGCACAGGCTGCCGTGAGCGCTAGGGAAGCTGCTACACCGGCAGACTGCAGGAACCGACGTCTGGTAAACTTGTTGCTCTCCATATCACCCTCCTCTAGAGCGAATAGTCGCACTCCGATAGGGCTGGGTCTGGTGGAGCTGCGTTGGACAGTCAGGGTTGCGGCGTCAGGTCATCGCTATCTCCCTCCTCCCTACCGGTTTGGAGCCGTCCCTGGTCCCTCGCCGATGGCCGGCCGCTGGGCGCGGGGAGGGCGGAAGTCCGCCCTCCCCGCGCTAGGGCTAGCTCTTGATGAAGAACTGCGAGGTAGGATAGATCTGCGGCGGCTGCGTGGGATAGCCCTCCTCGGGCACGTTGCGGAAGTAGTTCTTTGCCACCCCGTAGCGGCCGGCGTCGGGCTCGGCCAACACGCCGATCTGCCAGATGTTCTCAGCATGGAGTTGCAGGGCGGCCTTCTGCATCTCAATACGCCTGTCCGCCGAGGTCTCGCCCATGATCTGCTCGTACATGTCCTGCAGTTGCTTGATCTCCGCCGGCGGTTCCTCCCCTTCCTTGCCACCCGAGGCGTACCACAGGCCCCACTGCGGCGCCCAGTGCTGGTTGCCTTCCTGAGTGCAGAAGGTTTCACGCAACACCGGCGGGTTGCCGGCGAAGCCCAGGTTGGAGGCGTAGGAGGCGATGTCGTGGCTTAGGCCGTGGACATACGGTACCCAGAGACGCTGCTCGGTGGGCTTCACCACTATCTCGATGCCCACTTCGCCGAGATAGTCCTTGATGATCTCCTGGATCTCGACGTTCTCCGCCGGCCAGGGGGTGAAGACCGAGTTCACCAAGGACAGCCTCTGGCCATCGGGGCGCAGCCGATATCCCTCCGAGTCTCTCTCGGTGAGGCCCAGTTCGTCTAGCAGTTGGTTGGCTCTATCGGGATCAAACTGGATGTAGGCGTCGGCGAAGCTCTGCTCAAACCAGGGCGAGGCCACAGCGCAAGTAGCGGCGCTGGGAGTGGCCAGACCCTTGAAGAGCAGGTCGTTGATCTCATTGCGGTCGAAGGCGATGGAGAAGGCGATACGGAAGTTGAGGTCGTGGAAGAGTTGCTTCAAGAATGGGTCGCTGTGGGCATAGTTGAAATAGATGGTGCCATAGTTGGTGCCCGGGTTCACCAGGCTGATGATGCGATAGTCGCCCTTCTCCTGGTTCTCGATGACGGTGGGCCGATTCGCCAGCCCTCCGGGAGCGCTATGCCACTCGAAATCCACCTCCCCCGCTACAGCCTTGAGGAGGGCAGCCTCGGCGTCGGGCACCAGCGTGCGCTTCTTGCCGTCCAAGTAGGGCAGCTGGTTGCCGGCCGTGTCCACCTTCCAGTAGTAAGGGTTGCGCTCGAAGACGTGTACTGGCTGGTCCACCGTGTTCTGCACCACCCAGGCGGACAGGTAAGGGCAACCGGGGTTGTTCCAGCTAGCTGCCTTGGCCCCGTAGAGGTCCACCCAGGTGTCGAACCCCTCCTCGGCCATGGCCGCGTCCAGCTCCTCCTTGCTGGCGTACTTGGCGTGGTACTGCTTCATGTAGTGAGCGGGGGCGTACATCCACTGGTTGGGCAGGATCTCCTCGAACATGCCATTGGGGGCAGCGAAGGTGATCCTGATGGTGTAGTCGTCCACCTTCTCCACTACAGCCGGCTCCCCCGCCCGCTGGAAGGCGGATGGAACGGTGGGTGTGAGCTCGGCGTTCAGGGCCACGTCCTCCCACCAGAACATCACGTCGTCGGCGGTGAAGGGCTCGCCGTCGCTCCAGCGCACCCCCTCGCGCAGGTAGATGGTGATCACGGTGCCGTCTTCGTTCCACTCCCAGTTCTTGGCCAAGACGGGCACCAAACCGGTGAAATCGGGGGTGTAGGTGATCATGGGCTCGAAGAGCGAGTACCATTCCTGGTAGAGACTGCCGGTGGTGACGGTCTTCCAGTCGCCACCGTACTGCCCTACCTCCTCCACCGGGGTGATCACCAGCGGCTCGCGGGGCAGGCGCTCCTCCACCGGGGGAAGCGTCCCGGCCTGCACCATCTCGGCCAGCATCGGAGCCTCTCCGAAACGCGAGGCGGGGACGGGCGTCTCCGCTGCCGGCGCCTCCGCGGGAGTGGCCGTAGCCGGTGGGGCTTCGGTGGGCGCGGGGGTGGCACCCGCGCAGGCGCTGACGGCAGCCACCGTGGCTGACAGCCCGGTGACCCTCAGGAAACTGCGGCGGGTGAGAACTTGCCTCTCCATCATAGTCCTCCTCTCTGAGGTGTGGCGGGAACGGGGAGACTCCAGCTCGGCGGCCCTAGTCCCGTCCGGGCCACGGGTGAGGAGCCGGTCCGTCCCTAGCGGCCAAATAGCATGATGTGCTAACTCGTGGCTACTCTATGGCAGGGACAGGCAGTCGTCAAGGGCGAGTACGAGCCAGCCGACTTCTACGTCGGGGCCGGAACATCCCCTCGTGAGCGCTGTGAGCCGTCTATCGGGCGTAGGGATCAGCAGCGTCGCGCAGACCATCCCCCACGAAGTTGAAGGAGAGCACTGCGAGCACCACGAAGACTCCGGGCCACATGAGCCAGGGGGCGGTGGCGACGGTG
Proteins encoded:
- a CDS encoding ABC transporter substrate-binding protein — encoded protein: MESNKFTRRRFLQSAGVAASLALTAACAPAAPAPTATQAPEATAAPTTAPPEAVPTPAGRYGEAPGLAEMVQAGTLPPVEERLPREPMVIPVTEEIGQYGGIWHRCAVGPGDAGIINSRLSYENLVRWNENGSDVVPNVARAFEINDDATEFTFYLREGMRWSDGEPFTADDFVFWYEDVLLNEEMTPTIPRWLRDPSGEPVVLEKVDDYTIRFVCQNPYGLLIQILAGPPATSITDYPRHYLEQFHPKYADADELARAVKDANFENWTQLFGQKRNWQNPEQPHIWAWQPTRVPPDIPIVCERNPYYWKVDPEGNQLPYIDRVQFDIVENADLLNLKAVAGEIDMQFRHLLWTNYPLFVENAESGDYRVMRWTLAEGSNVLLLLNHNHQDPGLRELIENRDFRIALSLGINRSEINELAYQGFGTPRQASLIPLNPYFKEEHATFYAEFDPDQANQVLDDLGLTAKDADGFRLRPDGTNLTFVIEYSPVFGPWGDTVQMICDTWATIGIRGIPKEEDRTLFDQRGAANERDIGIWTMDRCLTPLIEPLWWGPLLSSNYNWAIQYAAWYNSGGVEGEEPPDDIRRQMDLYDQIKGALPEDLPALAQDFFDHFSDRLWVIGTVGVLPHVGVVKNNFRNVPEQAVSDWLQLTPGNTNVEQYFIRQG
- a CDS encoding ABC transporter substrate-binding protein, whose product is MSQIRLNRRRFLECTGIAASLALTAACAPAAPAPTPTEAPAEVAEATPTPTTAPAEVPAAKYNEAPMLAERVQAGTLPPVEERLPKEPMVIPVTEEIGQYGGTWHRCAVGPGDASIIFSRLGYENLVRWNEDLVSVSPNLVKSFEISEDATEFTFYLREGTRWSDGEPLTADDFVFWYEDILLNKEITPTIPKHFRDPVNDEVMVLEKVDDYTFKIRFGSPYGLYIQVMAGADGLQDRICAPKHYLTQFHPKYVAKDELDKKTKDAKFENWWEYFANRRLWDNPEHPRLTPWIPTRVPPDIPILCERNPYYWKTDPEGNQLPYIDRVQFDVVENSDLLNLKAVAGELDMQFRHIMWSNYPLFIENAEKGDYRVMKWTLAEGSNCLLFPNMNHKDPGLRELLANLDFRIALSHGINRSDINELAYQGFGTPRQASLIPQSAYFKEEHALRYADHDPEKANGILDDLGLTERDSEGFRLRLDGQPLLLTVEYFPQFGPWRDVLQMMSEQWQEIGIRMTPKEEDRTLVAERAGAGETDVSVGTMDYCATPLIRPDRFVPFGAPGVYESNAVQWWTWNLTRGQQGEEPPEEVKQQYALYDQIRGASPDALPPLAEQFFDNASINLWNIGTVGVLPHVGVVKNNFRNVPEEAVSDWLLLTPGNTNVEQYFIRQG
- a CDS encoding ABC transporter substrate-binding protein — protein: MERQVLTRRSFLRVTGLSATVAAVSACAGATPAPTEAPPATATPAEAPAAETPVPASRFGEAPMLAEMVQAGTLPPVEERLPREPLVITPVEEVGQYGGDWKTVTTGSLYQEWYSLFEPMITYTPDFTGLVPVLAKNWEWNEDGTVITIYLREGVRWSDGEPFTADDVMFWWEDVALNAELTPTVPSAFQRAGEPAVVEKVDDYTIRITFAAPNGMFEEILPNQWMYAPAHYMKQYHAKYASKEELDAAMAEEGFDTWVDLYGAKAASWNNPGCPYLSAWVVQNTVDQPVHVFERNPYYWKVDTAGNQLPYLDGKKRTLVPDAEAALLKAVAGEVDFEWHSAPGGLANRPTVIENQEKGDYRIISLVNPGTNYGTIYFNYAHSDPFLKQLFHDLNFRIAFSIAFDRNEINDLLFKGLATPSAATCAVASPWFEQSFADAYIQFDPDRANQLLDELGLTERDSEGYRLRPDGQRLSLVNSVFTPWPAENVEIQEIIKDYLGEVGIEIVVKPTEQRLWVPYVHGLSHDIASYASNLGFAGNPPVLRETFCTQEGNQHWAPQWGLWYASGGKEGEEPPAEIKQLQDMYEQIMGETSADRRIEMQKAALQLHAENIWQIGVLAEPDAGRYGVAKNYFRNVPEEGYPTQPPQIYPTSQFFIKS